From Acipenser ruthenus chromosome 2, fAciRut3.2 maternal haplotype, whole genome shotgun sequence, a single genomic window includes:
- the LOC117409094 gene encoding 5-hydroxytryptamine receptor 4-like, whose amino-acid sequence MTNTSEWVGSINSSGFTDFEPCASLRSTASKIVLYLFIIAVITSTVVGNFLLVLAIAYFKQLHSPTNSFVLSLAIADFLVGLTVMPYSMIRTIEGCWYFGSIFCRIHSSLDVMLCTASIFHLSCIAFDRYYAVCNPLVYGFKMSKWRVTVLIVICWIVPLLISFAPIMLGLPEIGIENQLPNNVCYFLVNQVYAVTASFVAFYLPMFIMLVAYWKIYKVARRQAMQINAVEKQMNLQSSDPGAPKKPRHKSSLKREKKAAKTLGIIIGAFLVFWLPFFMTNIIDPFIEHQTDMVFWEVFLWLGYVNSSMNPFLYGFFNRSFRRAFFIIISCKICVPGSSPNTDLSNTKGNERTTKTSHHN is encoded by the coding sequence ATGACAAACACATCTGAATGGGTTGGCAGCATAAATTCATCGGGATTCACAGACTTTGAACCATGTGCCAGTTTGAGAAGCACAGCATCGAAAAtagttctgtatttatttattatagctGTGATAACTAGCACTGTTGTTGGTAACTTTTTGCTGGTCCTGGCCATTGCTTACTTTAAACAACTGCACTCCCCAACCAACTCATTCGTGCTGTCACTGGCTATTGCAGACTTCCTCGTTGGCCTCACAGTTATGCCCTACAGCATGATCAGAACGATTGAAGGATGCTGGTACTTTGGATCAATTTTCTGTCGAATCCACTCAAGCCTGGACGTGATGCTATGCACAGCCTCTATCTTCCACCTGAGCTGCATTGCGTTTGATCGCTACTATGCCGTTTGCAATCCCCTGGTATATGGATTCAAAATGTCCAAATGGAGGGTTACAGTTCTTATTGTCATCTGCTGGATTGTTCCTCTGTTGATATCTTTTGCTCCTATCATGCTAGGACTTCCTGAGATTGGCATTGAAAACCAACTACCAAACAATGTATGCTACTTTTTAGTCAACCAAGTGTACGCTGTTACGGCCTCCTTTGTTGCCTTTTATCTACCTATGTTTATTATGCTTGTTGCGTACTGGAAGATTTACAAGGTAGCTCGGAGACAAGCAATGCAAATAAACGCAGTGGAGAAGCAGATGAACCTTCAGAGCTCCGATCCAGGTGCCCCCAAGAAGCCAAGGCATAAAAGCTCCCTGAAACGGGAGAAAAAGGCAGCGAAAACTCTTGGGATCATCATTGGAGCCTTCCTTGTTTTCTGGTTGCCTTTCTTCATGACGAACATCATTGATCCCTTTATAGAGCACCAGACAGACATGGTTTTCTGGGAAGTGTTTTTATGGCTTGGTTACGTGAATTCCTCCATGAACCCTTTCCTGTATGGTTTCTTCAACAGGTCGTTCAGAAGGGCATTCTTCATCATCATCAGTTGTAAAATCTGTGTTCCAGGATCTTCACCCAACACCGATCTTTCCAACACTAAAGGCAATGAACGGACAACAAAGACTTCCCATCACAATTAA